A window of Zalophus californianus isolate mZalCal1 chromosome 12, mZalCal1.pri.v2, whole genome shotgun sequence genomic DNA:
AATAGcaaattttctaggaaaatataatttGCCTAAAGAtatctcagaagaaaccaaaaatcTTGAGTAGTGTCCAGTTtctagagaaggaagaagaagttGTCAAAAAACTTCCCCCTCAAGAAGCACGAggcccttggggcacctgggtggctcagttggttaagccactgccttcggctcaggtcatgatcctggagtcctgggatcaagtccagcatcgggctccctgctcagcggggagtctgcttctccctctaaccctccccgctctcatgtactctctctctctctctctctcattctcactctctcaaaataaataaataaatcttaaaaaaaaaaaaaaaaagaagcaccaGGCCCAAGATTTCCTCGCAGAATTATACAAACTTTCAAAGAGCAGGTAACTTCAATGGTATTTAAATTTGTCtagagtataaaaagaaaaacttctaagTTATTTCTGCAAAGAGAGTATTATATTGATATCAAAACCTGTTCAATACTCCACACACAgtaaaaactaaagacaaatcTCACTTAATATCAATGCAAAaaccctaaataaaatattaatcaacAGAAAGCAACGGCACATCAAAACAATAATATATCTTATGTAAGTAAAGCTGATTCTAGGAAGGTAGAGATGGTTTAATATCAGGAAATGTAttgattattcatatttattgatCTAAGGAGAAAAGCCATACTGATTCCTTAGGGGCTGAAAGGGCATTTGACAAACCTCTACCCctagtcttgattttttttaaagccaaataccctacaatccagcaattgcactacgaagtatttacccaaaggatataaaaaaactgatttgaagggatatatgcaccctgatgtttatagcagcattattaacaatagccaaattatgaaagagcctaaatgtccatcgactgatgagtggataaagaagatgtggtatatatacacaatggaatattactcagccataaaaagaatgaaattttgccatttgcaatgacgtgggtggagctagagtgtattatgctaagcaaaataagtcagagaaagacaaataccatatgatatcactaatatgtgaaatagaaacaaagcaaatgaacatagaggggggaaaaagagacgcagaccaagaaacagactcttaactatagagaacacacagATGATTactagaagggaggtgggcagggggatgggttacatgggtgatgagtattaaggagggcacttgtgatgagcactggggattgtatgtaaatgatgaatcttCTCTAGATTTAGAAGCAGTTTTGTAGAATCTACTAAATTCTACACcagaaaccagtattacactgcatgttaactatctggaattcaaataaacGTTTGgagaaaaaactataaataaaaaaataaaaagcctaatTAAATAGGAATCTTTGAATAATTCtttgggtatgtgtgtgtatatacatgtatatatatttgtatatatatatatgcacacacatacatccttaatatattatattccttaatataacaaatattcttttccatatatgtgtgtatattatatatgcatatatataatatatacacatacatacacttatTCTAAAGACAGCAATCCAATAAAGTCAGAAACAAGAAGGCTCACTCTCTATTATAATTTAACCTGGTCCGAAGGgtaatataaatgtaattataaatataactactggggatgcctgggggctcagtcggttgagtgactcttgatctcagctcaggtgtccacttcagggtcatgagttcaagccccatgctgggctccaaaTAAGTCATTACAAATATAACTAcacaagaggaagaaatgagaagcATAAAAACTGGAAATAGCAACATAAAGTTATTACTACAATGTGGTTATATATCTGGAAACCCCAAGAGAATCAACCAAAAAACTGCTATAAGCAACAGGAACATTCAGCAAGATACAGGATTGTTGATaataaagaaaactggaaatagcCCCCAAATCCATCAGATGGAGAGTAAGAGGTAAATTATACTATGTACACAGAAGGGCacccatttaaaataatgttgtaTAACTATATTGATATAAAAAATGCTTACAAAATATTATTGAGTGGAAAGCGTTACATTATAAAATAGCATGTATAATATGGCCCCAtttatatactatgtatatatctGTGCATGCATATGGGTGTTTCTGTGTGTATGCCTAAAGAGATCCTTGggatactgttgaatcacagatctgtacttctgaaacaaataacgcaacatattttaagaaaaaagaaaaagaagaagatagcaggagaggaagaatgaaggggagtaagtcagagggggagaagaaccaggagagatgatggactctgaaaaacaaacaggtttctggaggggaggagggtggggggatgggttagcctggtgatgggtattgaggagggcacattctgcatggagcactgggtgttatgaacaaacaatgaatcatggaacactacaccaaaacaaattatgtaatatatggtgattaacataacaataaaaaatttaaaaaaaaaagagagagatcctTGGGAGGGTGtttaccaaaatgttaacagtagttaTCTTTGGCTCCTAGTTTGTTGGTGCTTTATTCTTTGTACTGTTCTATACTGTTTGACATTTTTGCCAAAAgcttgcattatttttatttttattttatttttattttataaaaataaaatattttataattttattttatacaattttattttatacaattttattttatacaattttttaataaaattgtataaaataaacttataaaatttataaaaattatttatagagTGCGGACATTTACATTCGGACCCGTGGTCACGGCCGTTCAGGAACTCCAGCCTCGGAGGATGGTGTGCATTCCTTGCATCGTCATTCCGATTCTGCTCTGGATCTACAAAAAAATTCCTGGAGCCATACATAtatcctctgatttccccctttgTTAGTCGTATGTGGCCTAGAAAAGCTCTTCGAGAATCCCATGATAAAAACAAAGGCAAGGTAGACTGTAAGGACGCAGACATAAATGGATTACCAACAAAAGGACCAACAGAAATCTCTGataaaaagaaagactgaagtgatttttccaaaggatctcattgttttaaaaatggacatgATAATATGAAGCACTTTGCTTGTGATTGTCTCTGACCTTTTTCTCTGAGACCAGAATTTGGGATAGATAGCTTACTTATTTGATACTAATCGGGAAATacatggtatttatatttttaaaaaattatttataaattttaaataaattttattttataaaattattttataaaaatattttataaaataaaatattttataattttattttataaaatattatttgtaaaaaataataaagtactgtTCTATACTGTTTGACATTTTTGCCAAAAgcttgcattatttttatttttattttataaaaataaaattattttataaaaatattttataaaaaataatgaagccatTTCAACTCAtactgaaatattaaaagaaattattgacCACCACCCTGCAGCTATAAAGATTCATTAATGCTGCGTATGCCCTAATACTGAACAAggattttgtttgtgtgtgtacaaaaCTAGCCCTCAGAAAAGGACTGACACTTGAGTTCTCCAGTCTCTCCTTTCCAGTGGAACAGAACTCAGAGTTCACAAAAAGGGAAAGATAGACAAATCTGAATGACTAAAACCTAAACCTCAGTCAATGCCTGCCTTGTAAAATTTCCAGTGACAGCACTATTTACAGGTTCAAAGAGTTCTGTTGTACAAACTTGGACACGGGGGAAGATGACGTGCTGTGGAAAATGTCAGATGACCCCAAAATGGCTTTAATGAAGACAATGATACTAATGATAAAAATGCATGTAAAAGATTAAGTAAAATTGTTTTATGAAATGTAACAGTATAAAAAGTAGTATTctagggtgactgggtggctcagatggttaagcagctgccttcggcttaggtcatgatctcagggtcctgggatcgattcccacatcaagctccttgcttagcctgcttctccctctgcctgtcactcccactgcttgtactctcctcttcttttttttttttttagaaattttctcaaaggggaaaaagaggattcgcctggggcacctgcgtggctcagtcagttaagcctctgactcttgatttcagctcaggtcatgatctcagggtccaaggatcgagccttatgtggggctctgcactgggcatagagcctgtttaggattctctctctcccttaccccccataaaagaagaaaaaaaaaaggactcgcCTTATCATTTCATTCCATTTCGAGACAGCTTGAGATCAAAGCAGTGTGGGGTCTGGAGGCAGAGATCTAGGGGCCCTACTTAACTGgcactctttcctctcctttttctgtACACAGTGGAGCCCGAATCCCAGGACTGATGATAGCAAAGTGAAagcctggaggctggggaggggcaggggcacgGAGGACGtgcctcctttccttctccctggggAGCCCACAATCAGTGTGACTGTGGAAAAAGTGACAGAGCGGAAAAAGCAAAAAGTCTTGATAGCTGATTTACAGCTTAGTCATCTCCAAGGTCACATGGTGGGTAAAAATCCCAGCAGAACAGCTTTTCCCTGAGTTGGGCAGGGGCTGCTCTTAGGGAACCAATCTGAGACTTCGAAAAGATGACGGTGGGGACAAGGGGTGAGTGGCCAGTGAGTGGTGCTGGCCACGCCCATCCCTGCCTCATCCCCAGCAGCGCTGTGTCCGAACCCACTCCACTCCCACAGCCTTTGGATGTGAGGTAACCTGATGTACCAGTGATCGGAGCCTGGAGTTCTTTGGGACGAGCACAGACAGACACACTGACAGGCGCTGATATCGACATGGGGGCCTGGTTGGTGCTGGCAGGACACACTGAGTATCTTTGATCTAAGTTCAGAAGGTCCACCCAgaaccctcctcccttcctcctttcctttctccctcctgttGGGATGCAGAGGCTCAGAGCGAGCTTGGGAATGACCTGGACATTTATATTCACGGGTAGAGGTGAGAAGAGCCTCTGGGCAGTGCCTGGAAATAGAGAGAGATGgcctggaagagagagagatgtggtgACATC
This region includes:
- the LOC113912026 gene encoding LOW QUALITY PROTEIN: UPF0729 protein C18orf32 homolog (The sequence of the model RefSeq protein was modified relative to this genomic sequence to represent the inferred CDS: deleted 1 base in 1 codon) yields the protein MVCIPCIVIPILLWIYKKFLEPYIYPLISPFVSRMWPRKALRESHDKNKGKVDCKDADINGLPTKGPTEISDKKKD